Proteins found in one Acidobacteriota bacterium genomic segment:
- a CDS encoding tryptophan synthase subunit alpha, whose amino-acid sequence MNLTQRLHDCRQTGRLAFMAHVYAGYPDAAFTRRLIDVLAPAVDILELGIPYSDPLADGPVFQAACRRALENGVRPADVFRLAARLWPSGFRRPVVLTTYANMVYQAGPADFTARLAEVGVQGLIVPDLPVDESGELHRTCADAGVHLIQLVAPTTPLARLERILAAASGFVYLVSVAGVTGTDQAADTALQQQVDRIRMRSDLPLLVGFGISSPEQAMALQDVDGFIMGSAIARRVAPDRPDDEALADVAGFVRQFRDLPRRDGNGDGGKA is encoded by the coding sequence ATGAACCTGACCCAACGACTGCATGATTGCCGCCAAACCGGCCGGCTGGCCTTCATGGCCCACGTATACGCCGGCTATCCCGACGCAGCGTTCACCCGGCGGCTGATCGACGTGCTGGCCCCGGCGGTGGACATCCTGGAATTGGGCATCCCGTACAGCGACCCGCTGGCCGACGGTCCGGTGTTCCAGGCCGCTTGCCGTCGCGCGCTGGAAAACGGAGTTCGACCCGCTGACGTGTTCCGCTTGGCGGCGAGGCTGTGGCCGTCAGGGTTCCGACGGCCCGTCGTGCTCACCACGTATGCCAATATGGTGTATCAGGCAGGACCGGCCGATTTTACGGCGCGGCTCGCCGAGGTCGGTGTCCAGGGTCTCATCGTGCCGGATCTGCCCGTGGACGAGAGCGGCGAGTTGCACCGGACCTGTGCCGATGCAGGGGTGCACCTGATTCAGCTTGTGGCGCCCACCACACCGCTGGCGCGGCTGGAGCGGATCCTGGCAGCGGCATCCGGATTTGTCTACCTTGTGTCGGTGGCGGGAGTGACCGGAACCGATCAGGCCGCGGACACCGCGTTGCAGCAGCAGGTGGACCGGATTCGGATGCGGTCGGACCTGCCGCTGCTCGTCGGTTTCGGTATCAGCAGCCCGGAACAGGCGATGGCGTTGCAGGATGTGGACGGTTTCATCATGGGCAGCGCCATCGCCCGGCGGGTGGCGCCGGACCGGCCGGACGACGAGGCGCTGGCCGACGTAGCGGGGTTCGTCCGCCAGTTTCGGGACCTGCCGCGGCGGGACGGAAACGGCGACGGGGGCAAGGCATGA
- the trpD gene encoding anthranilate phosphoribosyltransferase — translation MSTAEGILTKLSRRQDLTREESLGFMRSVMDGSWSDARVGAALMALNLKGVSVTELAAFAELARAAAVRITPRARPLLDTCGTGGDGCRTFNISTAAAFVLAGCGVAVAKHGNRSVSSRCGSADVLEVLGVNVQLPPEGVRRCIETAGIGFLFAPAHHPAFRRVGEIRRELGFRTVFNLLGPLLNPAGVSAQVIGVYDAALTELVAGALARLGLADAMVVHGDGLDELTLDGPNRIVWLHRGCVQTFTLHPAETGLESVPREALAVDGPGASADVVRRVLAGERCPGRNVVLLNAAAGLLVAGRAASFADGVARAAAAVDSGRAAAKLEDLRRYSHDFGSNRRP, via the coding sequence ATGAGCACCGCGGAAGGCATCCTGACGAAGCTGTCCCGGCGGCAGGACCTCACCCGCGAGGAGTCGCTCGGCTTCATGCGCTCAGTGATGGACGGCTCCTGGTCCGACGCCCGCGTAGGGGCGGCACTCATGGCGCTGAACCTGAAGGGGGTGTCGGTGACGGAGCTGGCCGCCTTCGCGGAGCTGGCTCGCGCCGCGGCGGTGCGGATCACGCCGCGGGCGCGGCCGCTGCTGGACACTTGCGGCACCGGGGGCGACGGTTGCCGCACGTTCAATATCTCGACGGCGGCGGCGTTCGTGCTGGCCGGCTGCGGCGTGGCGGTGGCCAAGCACGGCAACCGATCGGTGTCATCGCGCTGCGGCAGCGCCGACGTGCTCGAGGTGCTCGGCGTGAACGTGCAGTTGCCGCCGGAGGGCGTCCGCCGGTGCATCGAGACCGCGGGGATCGGCTTCCTGTTCGCACCGGCCCACCACCCGGCGTTTCGGCGGGTGGGGGAGATCCGTCGGGAACTGGGTTTCCGCACCGTGTTCAACCTGCTGGGGCCGTTGCTGAATCCGGCCGGGGTGAGCGCCCAGGTCATCGGTGTCTACGACGCCGCGCTGACGGAGCTCGTCGCCGGCGCGCTGGCGCGGCTGGGCCTGGCGGACGCCATGGTGGTCCACGGCGACGGCCTGGACGAGCTCACGCTGGACGGCCCCAACCGGATCGTCTGGCTGCACCGCGGCTGCGTGCAGACGTTCACCCTCCACCCGGCCGAGACCGGTTTGGAGAGCGTACCGCGGGAAGCGCTGGCCGTGGACGGGCCCGGGGCCAGCGCGGATGTCGTGCGGCGCGTGCTGGCGGGTGAGCGGTGTCCCGGCCGGAACGTTGTGTTGCTCAACGCGGCGGCGGGCCTGCTGGTCGCGGGGCGGGCCGCGTCGTTCGCCGACGGCGTCGCCCGGGCCGCGGCGGCTGTCGACTCGGGCCGGGCGGCGGCCAAGCTGGAAGACTTGAGGAGGTACAGCCATGATTTTGGATCAAATCGTCGCCCATAA
- a CDS encoding anthranilate synthase component 1, whose product MPPHVTPGTLDTVYKVLDTTVDPVGLFHRLREGSHAFLLESADLIEKYGDKSTGCVDPSLRITAKNSRFAVRALNARGRRYLAHLGGAFPFAEEVAIVGDVITGRVRQRSNVQDEDTRLKSSDIFDVLRAVVFRLEPRIRLDIPFGGLYGVIAYDAVRAVEALPPQPDDGLPDLDFYFADNLFVMDHLQNKTYLISNLPVLDGADSDARYDCMETIRRLEEAVRAAEPFRCPPAPAVGPPVVSVSDADFSAQVTRIQEHISRGDIFQCVLARSFRVPAAEPPLQVYARLKAINPGPYMFYFQAPEYVLLGSSPETCLKVSAGPERTVEIRPIAGTFPRGRRDGRIDPELDSRYELDLLQDTKELAEHCMLVDLARNDIARVAEPGTRHAPELLKVEKYSHVQHLVSTVRGRLRSDLDALHAYKATMNMGTLTGAPKIKAMELICRYEPAARGFYGGAVCYLTPRGDFDSCIVIRSILLRDGTAEVRAGAGIVHDSVPERECEETWRKSRACLEALGVAS is encoded by the coding sequence ATGCCGCCGCACGTCACGCCGGGTACCCTGGACACGGTCTACAAGGTGCTGGACACCACGGTGGACCCAGTGGGCCTTTTCCACCGCCTCCGCGAAGGTTCTCACGCCTTTCTGCTGGAATCGGCCGACCTCATCGAGAAGTACGGTGACAAGAGCACCGGCTGCGTCGACCCGTCTCTGCGGATCACCGCGAAGAACAGCCGCTTCGCGGTGCGGGCGCTCAATGCCCGCGGCCGCCGCTACCTGGCGCATCTGGGCGGGGCCTTCCCCTTTGCCGAGGAAGTGGCAATCGTCGGTGACGTGATCACGGGACGGGTGCGCCAGCGGTCGAATGTTCAGGACGAGGACACCCGGCTGAAATCGAGCGACATCTTCGACGTGCTCCGGGCGGTGGTCTTCCGGCTGGAGCCGCGCATTCGGCTGGACATCCCCTTCGGCGGTCTGTACGGTGTCATCGCCTACGACGCGGTCCGGGCGGTCGAGGCGCTGCCGCCCCAGCCCGACGACGGGCTGCCCGACCTGGACTTCTACTTCGCGGATAACCTGTTCGTGATGGACCACCTGCAGAACAAGACCTATCTCATCTCCAACCTGCCGGTGCTGGACGGCGCGGACAGCGACGCCCGGTACGACTGCATGGAGACGATCCGGCGGTTGGAAGAGGCGGTTCGGGCGGCGGAGCCGTTCCGCTGCCCGCCGGCGCCGGCGGTCGGGCCGCCGGTGGTGTCGGTGTCTGACGCCGACTTCTCGGCGCAGGTCACCCGGATTCAGGAGCACATCAGCCGGGGTGACATCTTCCAGTGTGTCTTGGCGCGGAGCTTCCGCGTGCCGGCCGCCGAGCCGCCGCTGCAGGTCTACGCCCGGCTCAAGGCGATCAACCCCGGACCCTACATGTTCTACTTCCAGGCGCCGGAATACGTGCTGCTGGGTTCCAGTCCCGAAACCTGCCTGAAGGTGTCGGCCGGCCCGGAGCGGACAGTGGAAATCCGGCCCATCGCCGGCACCTTCCCCCGGGGGCGCCGCGACGGCCGCATCGATCCGGAGCTCGACTCCCGTTACGAGCTGGACCTGCTCCAGGACACGAAGGAGCTGGCCGAGCACTGCATGCTGGTGGACCTGGCCCGCAACGACATCGCCCGCGTCGCCGAGCCGGGCACGCGCCACGCGCCCGAACTGCTGAAAGTGGAGAAGTATTCGCACGTTCAGCATCTGGTCTCCACGGTGCGGGGAAGGTTGCGAAGCGACCTCGACGCGCTCCACGCCTACAAGGCCACCATGAACATGGGCACGCTCACCGGGGCGCCCAAGATCAAGGCGATGGAGCTGATCTGCCGGTATGAACCCGCCGCGCGCGGTTTTTATGGCGGGGCGGTCTGCTACCTGACCCCGCGTGGCGATTTCGATTCCTGCATCGTCATCCGCTCCATCCTGCTGCGGGATGGCACCGCCGAGGTCCGCGCCGGTGCCGGCATCGTCCATGACTCGGTGCCCGAGCGCGAGTGCGAGGAGACGTGGCGCAAGAGCCGGGCATGCCTCGAGGCCTTGGGAGTGGCCTCATGA
- the trpB gene encoding tryptophan synthase subunit beta, translated as MILDQIVAHKRTELPRGADFTRLKPAARSLRAHLRGRHHLIAEIKRRSPSAGELGGRSVRELAMGYDRYASAISVVTDRRFFGGDPADIRRVKAVTALPVLRKDFIIDEAQILESRALGADAVLLIAALLSVADLQRFIAVAAGLGMDSLVEVHTEAELDKALAADAGIIGINNRDLNDFRVDLETTLRLKEQIPTDRLVVSESGIASLADIIRLDTHAVLVGTALMRAADPAERLAALRRPKVKVCGVTRAEDAAAAVASGVDYIGFNFHPGSPRYIEPEHAAAITRELPNTVAAVGVFVDAPRAAVRRVVDVVGLDVLQFHGRESAAYCRGWTQPVIKAFRVIESLPDADGYRVFARLYDSGDGTRFGGTGRSFNHRLLAGVPGKVFLAGGLGPETVTDLPVDPFAVDACSGLETAPGIKDAVAVWRFARVAKDRTRFGRFGGRFVPETLMAALDELETAWGRAMTDPAFGAELTRLLRDYAGRPTPLYLARNFSAAAGGKVYLKREDLLHGGAHKTNNVLGQMLLARRMGKTRVVAETGAGQHGVAVAMAGALFRLPVEVYMGVEDMARQRVNVERMRLCGATVTPVETAPGCGTLKDAVSQALRDWTTNVRTTYYLLGSVAGPYPYPAVVRDFQKIIGREAREQILKAAGRLPDAVVACVGGGSNAIGIFDAFLGDAGVRLVGVEAGGDGVRHGASLGGGREGIFQGARTMVLQDADGQIEEAHSISAGLDYPGVGPQHAQLQRTGRADYVSATDAEAVAAFRLLARAEGIIPALESAHALAHVLKMNLGSDDVVVLNLSGRGDKDLATVEAQP; from the coding sequence ATGATTTTGGATCAAATCGTCGCCCATAAGCGGACCGAGCTGCCGCGCGGCGCCGACTTCACGCGGCTCAAGCCCGCGGCGCGGAGCCTTCGCGCCCACCTGCGGGGACGGCACCATCTCATCGCCGAAATCAAGCGGCGATCGCCGTCGGCGGGCGAACTGGGCGGCCGATCCGTCCGCGAACTGGCGATGGGATACGACCGCTACGCCTCGGCCATATCGGTGGTCACCGATCGACGATTCTTCGGCGGCGACCCGGCCGACATCCGGCGGGTGAAGGCGGTCACGGCGCTGCCGGTGCTGCGCAAGGATTTCATCATCGACGAGGCCCAGATTCTGGAGTCGCGGGCGCTGGGCGCCGACGCCGTGCTCCTCATCGCCGCACTGCTGTCGGTGGCGGACCTGCAGCGCTTCATCGCCGTCGCCGCTGGCCTTGGCATGGACAGCCTGGTAGAGGTGCACACCGAAGCGGAGTTGGACAAAGCTCTGGCCGCGGATGCCGGAATCATCGGGATCAACAACCGGGATCTGAACGATTTTCGGGTGGACCTGGAGACCACGCTGCGACTGAAGGAGCAGATCCCCACCGACCGCCTGGTGGTGAGCGAGTCGGGCATTGCCAGCTTGGCCGACATCATCCGGCTGGACACCCACGCCGTGCTCGTGGGCACGGCGCTCATGCGCGCCGCCGACCCGGCCGAGCGGCTTGCGGCGCTGCGACGGCCGAAAGTGAAGGTGTGCGGCGTGACCCGAGCTGAGGACGCGGCGGCGGCCGTTGCATCCGGCGTCGACTACATCGGCTTCAACTTCCACCCCGGCAGTCCGCGCTACATTGAGCCGGAGCACGCGGCGGCGATCACCCGGGAGCTCCCCAACACCGTGGCGGCGGTGGGTGTGTTCGTGGACGCGCCGCGGGCAGCGGTGCGTCGTGTCGTGGATGTGGTCGGCCTCGACGTGCTCCAGTTCCACGGCCGCGAAAGCGCCGCCTATTGCCGCGGCTGGACGCAGCCGGTGATCAAGGCGTTCCGCGTGATTGAGAGCCTGCCGGATGCCGACGGCTACCGCGTATTCGCCCGACTGTATGACAGCGGTGACGGAACGCGGTTCGGTGGCACCGGCCGTTCGTTCAACCACCGGCTGCTGGCCGGCGTGCCCGGCAAGGTGTTCCTGGCCGGCGGGCTCGGGCCCGAGACGGTGACCGACTTGCCGGTGGATCCCTTCGCCGTGGATGCCTGTTCCGGCTTGGAGACGGCGCCGGGGATAAAGGACGCAGTCGCCGTGTGGCGGTTCGCCCGCGTCGCCAAGGACCGCACCCGTTTCGGTCGGTTCGGCGGGCGGTTCGTCCCCGAGACGCTCATGGCGGCGCTCGACGAGCTGGAGACGGCTTGGGGCCGGGCCATGACCGATCCGGCGTTCGGCGCCGAGCTGACGCGCCTGCTCAGGGACTACGCCGGCCGGCCTACGCCCTTGTATCTGGCGCGAAATTTCTCTGCGGCTGCGGGTGGGAAAGTATATCTCAAGCGGGAGGATCTCCTCCACGGAGGTGCCCACAAGACCAACAACGTGCTGGGACAGATGTTGCTGGCGCGCCGCATGGGCAAGACGCGGGTCGTTGCCGAGACGGGCGCCGGGCAGCACGGCGTCGCCGTGGCCATGGCCGGCGCCTTGTTCCGCCTGCCGGTGGAGGTGTACATGGGCGTCGAGGACATGGCCCGCCAGCGCGTCAACGTGGAGCGGATGCGTCTCTGCGGCGCCACGGTAACGCCGGTGGAGACTGCGCCCGGCTGCGGCACGCTGAAGGACGCGGTGAGTCAGGCGCTCCGTGACTGGACGACAAACGTCCGCACCACCTATTACCTGCTGGGGTCGGTGGCGGGCCCCTATCCCTATCCGGCGGTGGTGCGGGATTTCCAGAAGATCATCGGCCGCGAAGCGCGGGAACAGATTCTAAAGGCGGCCGGACGGCTGCCTGATGCGGTGGTGGCGTGCGTGGGCGGCGGCTCCAACGCTATCGGAATCTTCGATGCGTTTCTGGGGGACGCCGGAGTTCGTCTCGTGGGGGTGGAAGCCGGCGGTGACGGCGTCCGCCACGGCGCGTCGCTCGGCGGTGGGCGCGAGGGGATCTTTCAGGGGGCCCGGACCATGGTGCTGCAGGATGCCGACGGCCAGATCGAGGAAGCGCACAGCATCTCCGCCGGTTTGGACTACCCGGGCGTGGGCCCGCAGCACGCCCAGCTGCAACGTACCGGCCGGGCCGATTACGTCAGCGCGACCGACGCCGAAGCGGTGGCGGCCTTCCGACTGCTGGCTCGCGCCGAGGGGATCATCCCGGCGCTGGAATCGGCCCATGCCTTGGCCCATGTGCTGAAGATGAACCTTGGATCCGACGACGTGGTGGTGCTCAACCTGTCGGGACGAGGCGACAAGGACTTGGCGACTGTGGAGGCGCAACCATGA
- the aroF gene encoding 3-deoxy-7-phosphoheptulonate synthase: MIIVLKHEATRAHADVILAAISREGLKPLYMPGTERVVLGALGDERVLAGLHLESHPMVDRVVPILSPYKLASRELYPSETVIDVSGRLVGAPNFSVMAGPCAVESEAQILDTARRTKAAGATFLRGGAFKPRSSPYSFQGLGEEGLRLLRQAGDATDLAVVTEVMAPDEVALVAAYADVLQVGARNMQNFRLLREVGQAGRPVLLKRGMAASLDEFLMSAEYILSEGNPAVILCERGIKTFETAYRNTLDLAAVPVLKSRTHLPVIVDPSHAAGYREYVIPLAKAALVCGADGIIVEVHPEPERALSDGRQSLYPAQFDELMKQLRRLAKAEGRIL; encoded by the coding sequence ATGATCATCGTTCTGAAACACGAGGCGACCCGGGCGCACGCCGATGTCATCCTCGCGGCCATCAGCCGCGAGGGGCTCAAACCCCTGTACATGCCCGGTACCGAACGGGTGGTGCTGGGGGCGCTCGGCGACGAGCGGGTGCTGGCGGGCCTGCACCTGGAGAGTCACCCCATGGTGGATCGGGTGGTGCCGATTCTGTCCCCCTACAAGCTGGCCAGCCGGGAGCTGTATCCGTCGGAGACAGTCATCGACGTAAGTGGCCGGCTGGTGGGCGCGCCAAACTTTTCTGTCATGGCCGGCCCCTGCGCGGTGGAGAGCGAGGCGCAGATCCTGGACACGGCCCGCCGGACGAAGGCCGCGGGCGCGACTTTCCTGCGCGGGGGGGCGTTCAAGCCGCGCTCGTCGCCCTACTCCTTCCAAGGACTGGGCGAGGAGGGGTTGCGACTCCTCCGGCAGGCGGGCGATGCCACCGACCTGGCCGTGGTCACCGAGGTGATGGCGCCCGACGAGGTGGCGCTCGTGGCCGCCTATGCCGACGTGCTCCAGGTAGGCGCGCGGAACATGCAGAATTTCCGGCTGCTGCGGGAGGTCGGACAGGCCGGCCGGCCGGTGCTGCTCAAGCGGGGCATGGCGGCGTCGCTGGACGAGTTCCTGATGAGCGCGGAATACATCCTCAGTGAGGGTAACCCGGCGGTGATTCTGTGCGAGCGGGGGATCAAGACATTCGAGACGGCCTACCGAAACACGCTGGATCTGGCGGCCGTACCGGTGCTCAAGAGTCGGACCCATTTGCCGGTGATCGTGGATCCGTCGCACGCCGCCGGATACCGGGAATACGTCATCCCGCTGGCCAAGGCGGCGCTGGTCTGCGGCGCCGACGGGATCATTGTGGAGGTGCACCCCGAGCCGGAGCGCGCGCTGTCCGACGGGCGGCAGTCGCTGTACCCGGCTCAGTTCGATGAGCTGATGAAACAGCTTCGGCGGCTGGCCAAGGCCGAAGGGAGGATTTTGTGA
- the trkA gene encoding Trk system potassium transporter TrkA translates to MKIIIAGAGGVGYQLAGQLIAKEHDVILIEKDPETAKHVANHLDCIVINDEANRLAVLREAGLESADCFISVTDSDEINLVTALMAHSEFHVPRKIVRVGNSDYIKSKSFGTSNLGIDHLINPEMEAAAAIARTVREGAYSDVYLFKSEAVQMRTLTLAEGSPFAGQTLRDMRSAHPGDYLVAAIIRDDEIVIPTGHAVLQSGDMLQIVSDKETLERLFARSGHSVIEQLREVIIVGGGRIGRQVAKLIKQRKRHVKIIESSYVKCKQLSDELPNVTIIHSDITDEAIFDEEQLHSYELIITTTGNQELNMLSAAYAKTLGVKQAIALVHNANYVKIATRIGIDSTVSPKGSAVDAILSHLTGGKFRSVHTIAEGQAEVIELTVDERCPVLMTPLKDVPMPENSLILSVIRKNQHHLPDGNFCLQAGDDVIVISLLESSSQIEELFTGPA, encoded by the coding sequence ATGAAAATCATTATCGCCGGAGCCGGCGGGGTCGGATACCAACTGGCCGGCCAGCTCATCGCCAAAGAACACGACGTGATCCTGATCGAAAAGGATCCGGAGACGGCCAAGCACGTGGCCAATCACCTGGACTGCATCGTCATCAACGACGAGGCCAACCGGCTGGCGGTTCTCCGGGAAGCCGGGCTGGAATCCGCCGACTGCTTTATCAGCGTGACCGATTCCGATGAGATCAACCTGGTCACCGCCCTGATGGCGCACAGCGAATTTCACGTGCCACGCAAAATCGTACGGGTGGGCAATTCCGACTATATCAAGAGCAAGAGCTTCGGCACGTCGAATCTGGGCATCGATCACCTGATCAATCCGGAAATGGAAGCGGCGGCCGCCATCGCTCGCACGGTGCGGGAGGGCGCGTACAGCGACGTGTACCTCTTCAAGTCCGAAGCCGTCCAAATGCGCACACTGACCTTGGCCGAGGGCTCGCCGTTCGCGGGACAAACATTGCGGGACATGCGGTCGGCGCACCCCGGCGATTATCTCGTCGCTGCCATCATCCGGGATGATGAAATCGTGATCCCCACCGGACACGCGGTGCTGCAGAGCGGGGACATGCTGCAGATCGTGTCCGACAAGGAGACGCTGGAACGCCTGTTCGCCCGGTCCGGCCACTCGGTGATCGAGCAGTTGCGGGAGGTGATCATTGTGGGCGGCGGACGGATCGGCCGACAGGTCGCCAAGCTGATCAAGCAGCGGAAACGGCACGTCAAGATCATCGAGAGCAGCTACGTCAAGTGCAAGCAGCTGTCCGACGAGCTGCCCAATGTCACCATCATCCATTCCGACATCACCGACGAAGCGATCTTCGACGAAGAGCAGCTTCACAGTTACGAACTCATCATCACCACCACCGGCAACCAGGAGCTTAACATGCTCTCCGCCGCCTACGCCAAGACGCTGGGTGTCAAGCAGGCCATCGCCCTGGTGCACAACGCCAACTACGTCAAGATCGCCACCCGAATCGGGATCGATTCCACGGTCAGCCCCAAAGGGAGTGCCGTGGACGCGATCCTGTCCCATCTGACCGGCGGCAAGTTCCGTTCCGTGCATACCATCGCCGAAGGGCAGGCGGAAGTGATCGAGCTGACAGTGGACGAGCGATGTCCGGTGTTGATGACCCCGCTCAAAGACGTGCCGATGCCCGAGAACTCCCTGATCCTGTCGGTAATCCGAAAAAATCAGCACCACCTCCCGGACGGTAATTTCTGCCTGCAGGCCGGCGACGACGTCATCGTAATCAGCCTGCTTGAAAGCAGCAGCCAGATTGAGGAGCTCTTCACCGGTCCAGCATGA
- a CDS encoding TrkH family potassium uptake protein, which yields MNIRQVVRLIAFIVLIIAGCMTLPLAVALFHADTRSAWAFGVTMGVGLGVCLPTIIGLRREKRDFLSTRSSFLLVTGGWLAAALFGSLPFMLSGAIPMFTDALFETMSGLTTTGASILTNVESHSPAILFWRSFTHWLGGMGIVVLTVAILPLLGVGGLQLIQAEAPGPTVDKITPRIAETAKIIWLIYLVFSVLETVLLMCGGLGLFDALTHTFATMATGGFSTQNASVGHFDSVYVDGVVTVFMLLAGINFILHYRLLTGRFRDVFRNSELLVYLSIFAAATLLTTFSLYGDAYAQLGTSLRHAAFQTASIMTTTGFATADYETWPVLAQCVLFLLMFVGGCSGSTGGGIKVIRIMILFKQGLHEMKYLLHPRGIFTLKVNRQVIRKDIGYAVTGFFFLYMLVLGGVTLVMALADQDILTSFSCALTLVGNIGPGFGAIGPAENYAYLPGAVKLVLTLAMLAGRLELYTVLILFTPMFWRK from the coding sequence ATGAACATCCGTCAGGTCGTTCGTCTCATTGCATTCATCGTGCTCATCATCGCCGGTTGCATGACCCTGCCGCTGGCGGTGGCCCTGTTCCACGCGGACACCCGCAGCGCGTGGGCATTCGGCGTGACCATGGGGGTGGGACTGGGCGTATGCCTGCCGACGATCATCGGCCTGCGCCGGGAAAAACGCGATTTTTTGTCCACCCGAAGCAGCTTTCTGCTGGTGACCGGCGGCTGGCTGGCGGCCGCCCTGTTCGGATCGCTCCCGTTCATGCTGTCCGGGGCGATCCCCATGTTCACCGACGCCCTGTTTGAAACGATGTCTGGCTTGACCACCACCGGCGCGTCGATCCTCACGAATGTCGAAAGCCATTCCCCCGCGATCTTGTTCTGGCGATCCTTCACCCATTGGCTGGGCGGGATGGGGATCGTGGTGCTCACCGTGGCCATCCTGCCGCTATTGGGGGTGGGCGGCCTGCAGCTGATCCAGGCCGAGGCCCCGGGCCCCACGGTGGACAAGATCACGCCGCGCATCGCCGAAACCGCCAAGATCATCTGGCTGATCTACCTGGTGTTTTCAGTCCTGGAGACGGTTCTGCTGATGTGCGGCGGCCTGGGTCTGTTCGATGCGCTGACGCACACGTTCGCGACGATGGCCACCGGCGGCTTTTCCACCCAGAACGCCAGCGTCGGGCATTTTGATTCCGTATACGTGGACGGCGTGGTGACCGTGTTCATGCTGCTGGCCGGCATCAACTTCATTCTTCACTATCGGCTGCTCACCGGCCGGTTCCGCGACGTGTTCCGCAACAGCGAATTGCTGGTGTATCTTTCGATTTTCGCCGCGGCCACCCTGCTGACCACTTTCAGCCTGTATGGCGACGCCTACGCGCAGCTCGGCACGAGCCTGCGCCACGCGGCGTTTCAGACGGCGTCCATCATGACCACCACCGGATTTGCGACCGCCGATTATGAAACATGGCCGGTCCTGGCGCAATGCGTCCTGTTTCTCCTGATGTTCGTCGGCGGGTGCTCCGGGTCCACCGGCGGCGGGATCAAGGTGATCCGCATCATGATCCTGTTCAAGCAGGGGCTCCACGAAATGAAATACCTCCTCCACCCCCGGGGCATCTTCACCCTGAAGGTGAACCGCCAGGTCATCCGCAAGGACATCGGCTACGCCGTGACTGGCTTTTTCTTTCTCTATATGCTGGTGCTGGGCGGTGTAACCCTGGTCATGGCCCTGGCCGATCAGGATATCCTCACGTCTTTTTCCTGCGCCCTGACCTTGGTGGGCAACATCGGTCCCGGTTTCGGTGCGATCGGACCGGCTGAGAACTACGCGTATTTGCCCGGGGCAGTGAAACTGGTGCTCACTCTGGCCATGCTGGCCGGACGCCTGGAGCTGTACACCGTCCTGATCCTGTTCACACCCATGTTCTGGCGGAAATAA
- a CDS encoding aminodeoxychorismate/anthranilate synthase component II, producing MNVLMIDNFDSFTYNLVDELRGLGAAVRIHRNDLAPADLAQVLGELRPRLIVLSPGPSSPAEAGICVPLIRRYHPEYPILGICLGHQCLIEAFGGVVGRSPVPVHGKKSRVTHAGTTLFDGVPQIFSAGRYHSLCGMEIPPPLQVTATADGVPMAVEDPAGRLTGLQFHPESILTAHGSRILANALRRLP from the coding sequence ATGAACGTGTTGATGATCGACAACTTTGATTCCTTCACCTACAACCTGGTGGACGAGCTGCGCGGCCTGGGTGCGGCCGTGCGCATCCACCGCAACGACCTCGCGCCCGCCGACCTGGCGCAAGTGCTCGGGGAACTCCGGCCGCGGCTGATCGTGCTGTCACCGGGACCGTCTTCCCCCGCCGAGGCGGGCATCTGTGTACCCCTGATTCGGCGGTACCATCCGGAATATCCCATCCTGGGCATCTGTCTCGGGCACCAGTGCCTCATTGAGGCGTTCGGCGGTGTGGTGGGTCGGTCGCCCGTGCCGGTGCACGGCAAGAAATCGCGGGTGACCCACGCGGGCACGACGCTGTTCGACGGCGTGCCGCAAATCTTTTCCGCCGGCCGGTACCACTCGCTGTGCGGGATGGAAATCCCGCCGCCTCTTCAGGTGACCGCCACCGCCGACGGCGTCCCCATGGCCGTGGAGGATCCAGCCGGCCGGCTGACGGGGCTGCAGTTCCACCCCGAGTCGATACTCACCGCCCACGGCAGCCGGATTCTGGCCAACGCGCTGCGGAGGCTGCCATGA